ACAGCGTAGCGCTCGATCCGCTTCCGAGCGGCACCGTGCGGATCGAAGTCCGTGCCCATGAAGGCAACCACTCCTAAACCTCAACCACTCAACCAAAATTATTCCTATGAAAACCATCCGTAACCTCATCCTTACATCATTCGCGCTGCTGGCCACGGCCGTAGCGTTCGCCGCCAAGCCGATTCCCGGCCCCAAAGGCGGCAAAATTGTTACCACAGAGGCTCCCCACGTGGAGTTCTTCGTCGAGAAGGACCGCTCCGTCATCGTATCCTTCTACGACAAGGATCTTAAAGCCGTGGGTCCGTCCGGTCAGGTGGTTTCGGCGATAGCCGAAGCCAAGACCGGCAAGGTGAACCTCACGTTCGCTGCCAAGGACGGCGCGCTCGTGTCATCCGCTCCGCTGCCCGAAGGCGACGGCTACCGCGTTGTCCTGCAGGTGCGCGACTCCGCCCAGGCCAAGCCGAAGAACTACCGGGTCGAGTTTCACGATGAAGTCTGCGGCGAGTGCAAGCGCGCCGAATACGCCTGCGTTTGCGACGATGCCGGTGGGGATAAGCACGACCACTAAGGAGAAACCGAAAATGAAAACCATCATCGCATTCATCCGCCCGGCAAAGGAGGAAGCCGTTCGCGAAGCCTTGCATAACCAGCCGGGCGTCACCGGGGCGACTTTCGCCGATATTCGGGGCTTTGGTCGGGGACGTAAACACGACCATTCCAAAGGTGCGATGGACGAAGCCGTCCTCGGAACACTTCCCCACGTGCGCGTTGAGGTCATGGTGGCGGACGAAGATGCAGCAGTGATCGGCAGGGCCATTGCCGAAGCGGCCCGAACC
This window of the Candidatus Didemnitutus sp. genome carries:
- a CDS encoding P-II family nitrogen regulator, with protein sequence MKTIIAFIRPAKEEAVREALHNQPGVTGATFADIRGFGRGRKHDHSKGAMDEAVLGTLPHVRVEVMVADEDAAVIGRAIAEAARTGNRGDGKVYALPVEAALRISTGEVGAMAI